A single region of the Oscillospiraceae bacterium genome encodes:
- a CDS encoding TetR-like C-terminal domain-containing protein, whose amino-acid sequence MKNGKDDRRVKYTKMVLKDSFIKLLEKKDISQITIKEICENADINRATFYAHYNDQYDLMRKMEEELLENVSFYLSDYMQSKPNVDLVGMIEKILEYIKENAELCKLLLGERGDLDFQKRIMMFVYDKNLSQLISNEAIEKEDTDYIYAFTITGCVGMIQKWLEGDMKKTARSLAEMLVKITKGVPNSYLKSDEQIRKPRKEL is encoded by the coding sequence ATGAAAAATGGAAAAGACGATCGCAGGGTGAAATACACCAAAATGGTCCTGAAAGATAGTTTTATCAAATTACTTGAAAAAAAAGACATCTCGCAGATTACAATCAAAGAAATTTGTGAAAATGCCGACATAAACCGTGCCACCTTTTATGCGCACTATAACGATCAATACGATTTAATGCGCAAGATGGAGGAGGAACTGCTTGAAAATGTCAGCTTCTATCTGAGTGATTACATGCAGAGCAAGCCGAATGTCGATCTTGTCGGCATGATCGAAAAGATTCTGGAGTACATCAAAGAAAACGCCGAATTGTGCAAACTGCTTTTAGGCGAGCGGGGCGATTTGGATTTTCAAAAGCGCATCATGATGTTTGTCTATGACAAAAATCTGAGCCAGCTTATCAGCAACGAAGCCATTGAAAAGGAAGACACGGATTATATTTATGCCTTTACAATTACCGGTTGTGTCGGTATGATTCAAAAATGGCTTGAAGGGGATATGAAAAAGACCGCTCGATCGCTTGCCGAAATGTTGGTCAAAATTACAAAAGGTGTTCCGAACTCCTATTTAAAATCAGATGAGCAAATCAGAAAGCCGCGTAAAGAATTGTAA
- a CDS encoding bifunctional glycosyltransferase family 2/GtrA family protein: MRIALVPAYQPEQLLVSLTERLKQSGFKTVVVDDGSGDQYGQIFSTAGKHAVVLAHEKNKGKGSALKTGLAYIQETFPQNSVVVTLDADGQHKVEDAIRVCEKAEADDNCLVLGCRSLKKMPSRSRFGNTVTRFVFHMSTGVKVGDTQTGLRAFSTKLIPFMLQIEGERYEYEMNMLLECSRNDVPFREVEIETIYFENNAHSHFSTIKDSYRVYRDIFKFAASSFTGFLIDYGLYSLLATLTAGWVIGIPFSNITARIVSASANFAINKHYVFKSKDSVVKTGAQYFILAACIMLCNTALLTLMVNVIGINRYAAKIFTEITFFVFSWTIQRFVIFKKNKRVSETVK; encoded by the coding sequence ATGAGAATCGCCTTAGTTCCCGCATACCAACCTGAACAGCTGCTCGTGAGTTTGACAGAGCGGTTGAAACAGTCTGGTTTTAAAACAGTAGTTGTTGACGACGGCAGCGGCGATCAATACGGACAAATTTTTTCAACCGCGGGAAAACACGCCGTTGTTTTGGCACACGAGAAAAACAAAGGAAAAGGCAGCGCCTTAAAAACCGGGTTAGCCTATATACAAGAGACATTCCCGCAAAACAGCGTCGTGGTGACGCTGGACGCGGATGGACAACACAAAGTTGAGGACGCCATTCGTGTATGTGAAAAAGCGGAAGCGGACGACAACTGCCTGGTTTTAGGCTGCCGGTCACTGAAAAAAATGCCGTCGCGCAGTCGCTTCGGTAATACCGTTACGCGGTTTGTATTTCATATGTCTACCGGTGTCAAGGTCGGCGATACTCAGACCGGACTACGGGCTTTTTCAACAAAGTTGATCCCTTTTATGCTTCAAATCGAAGGTGAGCGGTATGAATATGAGATGAATATGCTGCTGGAATGTTCAAGAAACGATGTCCCGTTTCGGGAAGTTGAGATTGAAACGATCTATTTCGAAAACAACGCCCATTCCCATTTCAGTACAATCAAGGATTCCTATCGGGTCTACCGCGATATTTTTAAATTCGCCGCTTCATCGTTTACAGGGTTCCTGATAGACTACGGCTTGTACAGTTTGCTGGCCACATTGACTGCGGGATGGGTCATCGGCATTCCGTTCTCCAATATCACGGCGCGGATCGTGAGCGCGAGTGCCAATTTCGCTATCAACAAGCATTATGTCTTTAAGAGCAAAGACAGTGTGGTCAAGACCGGTGCACAGTATTTTATCCTCGCCGCCTGCATTATGTTGTGCAATACGGCGCTGCTGACCCTCATGGTGAACGTTATCGGAATCAATCGCTATGCGGCAAAGATTTTCACGGAGATTACATTTTTTGTTTTCAGCTGGACCATTCAGCGGTTTGTCATATTCAAAAAAAATAAACGTGTCAGTGAAACGGTGAAATAA
- a CDS encoding phosphodiester glycosidase family protein, protein MFKKSFKWAIIYSIALVSFTLYAVLDTFVIPRTYAVVGTSLQTTSISPYSAVYSAISENTAVVSEASSASVASVDSQNNSQENTSSDSVSSESVTTSVTPVITDNSYQDANISITITQYREYDTDIYVADVQVSDVSYLKTAFAQGIYGRNVTEKTSTIAAENNAILAINGDYYGAQNNGYVLRNGVLYRSTASDSSQQDLVIYADGSFGIITEGQTSAQELLQSGAIQVLSFGPALIENGSIAVSKNEEVDKAMTCNPRTAICMIDNLHYLLVVADGRTSASTGLSLYEMAQFLKTLGVQTAYNLDGGGSSTMVFNGEVINNPTTNGNRITERSVSDIVCIGY, encoded by the coding sequence ATGTTCAAAAAATCTTTCAAATGGGCCATTATTTATTCAATCGCATTAGTCTCGTTCACGCTGTATGCCGTTCTGGATACCTTTGTGATTCCGAGAACTTATGCCGTCGTGGGGACGAGTTTGCAGACGACAAGCATATCCCCATATTCTGCGGTATATTCAGCGATATCGGAAAACACAGCGGTAGTATCTGAGGCCTCATCTGCGTCTGTTGCATCGGTTGATTCGCAGAACAATTCACAGGAAAACACATCCTCCGACTCTGTGTCATCAGAATCCGTCACAACCTCTGTAACACCGGTTATCACCGACAATTCCTATCAGGATGCGAATATCAGCATCACAATCACCCAGTACCGCGAATATGACACTGACATCTATGTCGCGGATGTTCAGGTATCCGACGTCAGTTATCTAAAAACGGCATTTGCGCAGGGGATTTACGGGCGGAATGTGACCGAGAAGACCTCAACGATTGCGGCGGAAAACAATGCGATTCTGGCCATCAACGGTGACTACTACGGCGCTCAAAATAACGGATATGTTCTGCGAAACGGCGTTTTATACCGCAGCACCGCTTCAGACTCCTCACAGCAGGATCTTGTGATCTATGCGGATGGTTCTTTCGGTATCATCACCGAGGGGCAGACAAGCGCACAGGAACTGCTGCAGAGTGGGGCAATCCAGGTGCTCTCGTTCGGTCCGGCGCTGATTGAAAACGGCAGCATCGCCGTGAGTAAAAACGAGGAAGTCGATAAGGCCATGACCTGCAATCCCCGAACGGCAATCTGTATGATAGACAATTTGCACTATCTGCTGGTGGTTGCGGACGGCAGGACCAGCGCAAGCACCGGATTATCTCTTTACGAGATGGCACAATTTTTAAAAACTCTCGGTGTCCAAACGGCTTATAACCTCGACGGCGGCGGCTCTTCGACGATGGTATTCAATGGGGAAGTTATCAATAACCCTACGACAAACGGCAATAGAATCACCGAAAGGAGTGTGAGCGACATTGTCTGCATCGGCTATTGA
- a CDS encoding DUF4093 domain-containing protein, translating to MVHINEIILVEGKYDKIKLQSVTDANIVTLDGFSVFTDDEKIDALRSLADKRGLLVLTDSDAAGFKLRAFINGRIAKEKVKHAYIPDVFGKEKRKQVSSKEGKLGVEGISVSVLEEILTPFASDRIEPLQTLTKADLYADGLVGRPDSVQKRRAFTIAAGLPARIGSNALLEFVNAMLTKEQYQTLIANISKF from the coding sequence ATGGTTCACATCAATGAAATCATCCTTGTCGAGGGGAAATACGATAAAATCAAACTGCAAAGCGTGACCGATGCTAACATCGTCACACTTGACGGCTTTTCGGTATTTACAGACGATGAGAAAATCGATGCGCTGCGTTCGTTAGCCGATAAACGCGGATTATTGGTGCTGACTGATTCCGACGCCGCGGGTTTTAAACTGCGCGCTTTCATCAACGGGCGAATTGCGAAAGAAAAAGTTAAACATGCCTATATTCCCGACGTATTCGGCAAAGAAAAACGCAAACAGGTCTCTTCTAAAGAGGGAAAACTGGGTGTCGAGGGAATCAGCGTTTCCGTTTTGGAAGAAATCCTTACGCCGTTCGCCTCTGACCGCATCGAACCACTCCAAACGCTGACCAAGGCCGATCTATATGCTGACGGGCTTGTTGGAAGACCTGACAGCGTACAGAAACGCAGGGCATTTACCATTGCCGCCGGACTTCCGGCACGCATCGGTTCAAATGCCCTGCTCGAATTCGTCAACGCCATGCTGACCAAAGAACAATATCAAACGCTCATTGCGAATATATCAAAATTTTAA
- the holA gene encoding DNA polymerase III subunit delta, whose translation MRIESEVELNKLIKAESTPNFWLFFGDEEFLKDRYVKTLTAKYLTEEARQIDFSPFDAPFLVMDELVDCLQSFPLMSSYRVAVLTGLAPDAMTSEDFETLTAVIQDLPPSSVLIIVTADDVTEKQPRMKKLATLADKNGTAVYLTARKKSDLVRFVKSELAKYNADAENFVCYKIIELCRQDMQQIENECAKLGAYAAGGMVTQADAEFFINLTFEESVFDLVRNLITKNNQIAVKKLNTLLENGAKPIEVIAAIVSGFTDLQKAAVAQKNGIPLPQAAKDFGYPDRQAFRFERAWNQANRLRGGYALECLNLALDADRFCKSAKADYETVLVKLVADLCSVPA comes from the coding sequence ATGCGGATCGAATCGGAAGTTGAATTAAATAAACTGATAAAAGCGGAAAGCACACCGAACTTTTGGCTGTTTTTCGGTGACGAGGAATTTTTAAAGGACCGGTATGTCAAGACACTGACCGCAAAATATCTGACCGAGGAAGCCCGGCAGATCGATTTCAGCCCGTTCGATGCGCCGTTTTTGGTGATGGACGAGTTGGTTGACTGCCTGCAAAGCTTTCCGCTAATGTCTTCCTATCGCGTCGCGGTTTTAACCGGGCTTGCGCCTGATGCAATGACTTCCGAGGATTTTGAGACGCTGACTGCTGTAATTCAGGATTTGCCACCGTCTTCCGTTTTGATCATCGTCACCGCAGACGACGTGACCGAGAAACAACCACGCATGAAAAAACTGGCCACGCTCGCCGATAAAAACGGCACGGCGGTTTATTTGACCGCACGTAAAAAGAGTGACCTCGTACGGTTTGTCAAATCCGAACTGGCCAAATACAACGCCGACGCAGAAAATTTTGTTTGTTATAAGATCATCGAGCTCTGCCGACAGGACATGCAGCAGATTGAAAACGAATGCGCCAAACTGGGCGCCTATGCCGCAGGCGGTATGGTCACGCAAGCCGACGCCGAGTTTTTTATCAACCTGACGTTTGAAGAATCGGTTTTCGATCTTGTACGCAATCTGATTACCAAAAACAATCAAATCGCCGTAAAAAAGCTGAACACGCTGCTCGAAAACGGCGCGAAGCCTATCGAAGTTATCGCCGCAATCGTCAGCGGATTCACCGATTTACAAAAAGCCGCCGTTGCACAAAAAAACGGCATTCCCCTGCCCCAGGCGGCAAAGGATTTCGGCTATCCAGATCGGCAGGCCTTCCGCTTTGAACGCGCATGGAATCAGGCCAACCGGCTGCGCGGCGGCTATGCTTTGGAATGCTTGAATCTCGCTTTGGACGCCGACCGTTTTTGTAAGAGCGCCAAAGCCGATTATGAAACGGTGCTGGTCAAGCTCGTAGCCGATCTGTGCTCGGTGCCCGCTTGA